In Plasmodium falciparum 3D7 genome assembly, chromosome: 6, the genomic window atatatatatatataatgaatgaCAAATCGCTTTTTACCGTTCCACGTTATTTGCCTGATGTAGATTTAAACAAggatgaatatattaataaaaaaaaaaaaaatgtgatagaagatgaattaaataaaaagaataaagagATTTCTGTAAGTAAACCAAAGGATGTAACAGAATATAATGACATTGATGAAGAAAGTGATGAGATTATATATCATGAGAAATTAGACGCAGACGAACAAATGTGGTATGCCAatttaataaagaataaaaaaagtgaTAGCAAAATAATAAGTTCAGATAATGAACTAGGGGAAGAGAacgaagaagaagaaaatgttattatttgtaccgattcaatattaaaaaatatttatccattttttaaaactgaAGAAGATGTAACTTATGGTCGGCAAAAAAAAGagttgaaaaaaattattaaaaatgcctcttaaaaaaaaaaaaaaaaacttccatatatatatatatatatatatatatatatatatatatttatatatttatttattttaaaaaatatccaaatgtttttgttttttgttttttgttttttattttttattttttatttttttaaaaacattttttttttttgtttaaatatatattattgagtATAATTATCCATTTGATAACTAAACATTAATGAGGTAAGTATCTCATTATTCGTGTACTaaacacataaaaataaaatgtatatatatatatatatatatttatatatgtatatatttatttatttatttattcattttcattGCGATATATATCATCTGGtaaaaacattatatttaatcCGTTATCCACATATATTGTCTGCCCAGTTATCGCACGACTCTCTCGAGATAACAAAAATGATGCTACAGATCCAATATCTGTTGATAATAACTTTTGACGTAATGGAGCATACTTTTCTGAATACTCTATTGCATAAtctataaatgtataattttgGCTAgctgaattttttttttcttccttttcaCCTGAattgttcataatattatgaacatcATGACTAttcctatttttattttgatttgtattattttcatatgtattgtttaatttattaatagcAGTAGCTGCTCTTGATTTAAGTGGTCCTGCACTGATAGTATTAATTCTgatattataatttcttcCTAGATGATAAGCTAAAACTCTGGTATCAGATTCGAGTGCAGCTTTAGCGCTGGACATACCTCCACCATAGCCTGGCACAACTTTTTGGCTAGCATGATATGTTAATGAAATAATGCTGGATTGAGGTTTCATAATATTgacaaaatatttacataatgatATTAAAGAGTAAGAACTTTTACTAAGAGCATCTAAATAACCTTTTCGACTGgtatttaataaatctttTTGAACTTCTTTAGCGTTAGCTAAAGAATGAACGAGCATATtaatttttccatatttttgaTGTATTAAATTGGCAACATCTTCTATAGTATAATTCTGtaacatattatatcttttattatttttcgtTTCTTCATCTATATCATTGGCAGTATCAAAAGAAGCGTCAAAGGGTAGCATGtctaatatattcattttcttaTCTTTATCAATAATCATATCATTATCAAATTTCCcgtttttataatttttcataaaaatattataaacagGAGGCCAAATAccgaaaattatttttacatttcttTTGGATAATTCTTTAGCAATACCCCACCCGTATCCATTTGTATCTCCTATACCAgcaataaaacaaatatcttcatttttattttcttctttaattttgtttatgTTTGATGCATCTTGTTCTTCTTTCTCCatataatgattattattgtgtgtattattcatattatttaagtGTTTCATTTTGTTTCCTATAAATATGTTTTCGCGTTTTTCTTTCCTATAAAATGCTTTTTCCTTACCTCGTATCTGTTCATTCTGAAGAACGTTATGGAATGTCTTTTGAGTATTATTCTGGATAAAGCACACAATGgtataaaaatgtagaaaGAGGAATAATAACCGTTGTGATATTTTATTCatcttacaaaaaaaaaaaaaaataaaataaaatatatatatatgtatatgtatgtatttatttattgatttaattgggtatattaaaataaagtaaAGGTTGTATTATAGAAACGATTAATTAAGTCCTTGCAATTTTTTAGCTTAAAGGAAGGatgataatgaaatataaacccaactaataaataaataaataaataaataaatatatacaatatataccatatataccatatataccatatatatatgtattatttgaaGAATGGAGATGATTAAATTtgatattaattaaaaaaaattgttttattttattcttaattatttaaaatatatatatatatatatttatttatttatttatttatttatttgttcgtATCCATTATGGAATGTATgctttacatttatattttttttttttttttcattctacaaagtaatatttttatttttaattcaaaaattatacaaCACCAATATGTATTTCATACAATTTTAAAGGTATagtataaatgtataaatatataaatatatataatgcaaatgttgtatatatatatattttttttttgtatataaaggaatacacatatatatatagtatatattttgttaatatatttttatgttaataAGCTTGAATAAGATCATGCACATGTCCACATGAATAAACTCATATATAAGGAAATATGacttattgaaaaaaaaaaaagcatacaaattttttgttaaaaatttggatatataatatatatatatatatatatgttccgtttctgtaattttttttttttattttttttattttatttttttttcattttaaaattctttatacttttttatttcattgtTTGATCATATTGTTCTTACAtttctaaatataataataataaatttttacttCATTGTTTtgtcttttttcttttctgttccttgaatttatttatttgtatgcatacatacataagtacatccatatatattaataaatatatatatatatatatatatatttatttatttatttatataattaaaatatggagaagaagataaaaagaaaagatgaTAGCAAAAGTATTAAACCATcgaatatagaaaaaaatcatatggataattatataaattatacttTAAAAAAAGGATACAAAGAAAATAAggatgtatataaaaatgatatgatAGATCTacaagtataaatatatatatatatatatatgtatacatacatttttataaatcaaTACTATCATGTGAATATTTCCATttgacattttttttttttttttttttttatcttttacaTGTTTTTATTAGATGACACAACTTATTGAACATTTATATGgattaaaaatgaaactacaaaaggaaaaaaaaaaagaaaaatacatTTCAAGGGATAATTTTCCGAatgagaagaaaaaatatatgtccataaaaaagaaaaggagtGAAACAGAtgagaaaaataattataacaagTTAATTATTCCAAAGAGTAACCagaagtaaaaataaaaaaatattatatatatatatatatatatatatataatagtaagattattttatttaacgtttttctttccttcttttttgccttatttctttcttttctttttcctttccATTCCTTTCTcttcctttctttttttttcttctttttattttttgatcaAGTATGAAGTATGTGCCAGAGGTAAAAATAAAGAGATACaagaaaatatgatatacacacatatatattatatatgtatattttttattttattttttttcaagttGCTTAGAGCAATCGATATctacaaaaataaacatactgaagaacaaaaaaatagaatggatacagaagaaaaatatgaacaaatggtcaggaatttaaaaaaaaaacatataaatgaaataaatgaaataaaaaataatattcttgAGGATGTCAATTTGTTAATACAgtaaagaataaatatatattaaatatacatacaaaaaaaaaaaaatatacacatatacatattatatatatatatatatatatatatgttttatacaACATATTGTAGTGGATACAGACAAAGGTCatctttgtttatttttatagaaaatatagaaCCATctcattaaaattattaaatataacaaataaaaaagaactcgaaaaaaaaaaaatcactGAAATATGTGTAAGTGCTTGTAAACAGTTTGAAGATGATGTAAAGGACAAAGCAAAAGTaagaaagataaaataaaaaatatttatacatatatatatatatatatatatatatatatatatttatttatttatttatcattgTTGAGAAAATcctttatatgatatatctatatttttatcaaaagATATCTATGGAAGAATATAAAAGTCATATCATGTACTCAGTCAACAAAATAAAGGAGGAGAAACATAacttagaaaaaaaaatgtaatacttgaataagataaaaaatatataaatttgtttaGCTAATccaacaaatatatataaatatataaacatatacatatatataaatatataaacatatacatatatatatatatataaacatatacatatatatatatatataaacatatacatatatatatatatatatatatatatatatatatatatatatatatatatacatgtgtgtatcttaatttttattttttatatcacaGGAGATATATGCAAAAACAACATgaagaggaaaaaaaaattttagaagatgaaaaagaaacaatccttttaaaacataaaataaaagaagagaaaacattaaatgaaaaaattcaAAGTGAAagatttcttttaaaaagaaatataattaatgatttatattcaaaggttttaaaaataaaaaagaaacataagtatatacatacatatatacatatatatatatttgtgtgtgTGGTTCTTATCATcatgatttatataaaaatataaatttattttgataGGTTGatgtacaaataaaaaattatgaagaaaACATCATAAGAGTTTTTCTTGATATTCTTACTAAGCATGATATTAAAATGGATGCTAAAGAATTATcttcttatataaaaaatgcaatgtataattattacaaGGATGAACAAATAGATAAATCTAGACAAAACGgggtacaaaaaaaaaaagaaaaaaaaaaaaaaaaaaaaaaaaaaaaaaaaaaaaattaaatgtatgtgtaattatatatatatatataatatttttaaagggAAAACGTGAGGAAGACCAAATTAATTATGCCTTTACATGTACAAATAATtaactatataatataatatattataatatattatattatattatatatatgttgacaTATTTGTACACTCCACTCTATGATgatcattcttttttttgcttttccTCAtgatgtgtttttttttttggatggCGTATGGAAGGTGGTAAGCATTTTGTAAAAAGCAGTATTaagaaagaataaaatacCAATATAggtattacaaatataagaGGTAATAATAAAGTTTGAAATAGAATATTGAACATGCCCACAAGTATATTCGAGAAAAGAAAAACTAtcaatgtatttttatttatcttatCCAATACTGTTAtatcaatatttattttatattttttatatcttaataatatatcttctaAGGAAAAACTCAAGGCACAAGAAAACAAACCCAATgatgttattaaaaaaatataatttgcattacataatatacgcacactataatttttatataaattaagaattatatgtaataaataaaaaataaaagatgatataattaattttatattataataaatagtataatattcttctttatatatatttattatatattgaaggtataacaaataatatttaatttttttttttaaatttttttttttgttttttaatttttttaatttttttaatttttcttcttcatcaagtttattcttattattatttatttgtttattaataTACTTATTTGTGTTATcttgttcatatttatttatatgattattccGAATTACAATTTTATGATtcctattatttatattgctATTTGTGTGGTTACCGTTCTTTGAATACATAGAATTATTcatatcctttttattttttggaaTGTTCGAGGTTGTTATGTATGTCCTTTGTTttgttaaatatttaaataatgagaaagaaaataaatacaaattaaCAGAAcctataatattaaataagcCTTCTTTGTTTGATGAAAAGAAATTTAAtctatcattttttaataatatataattatgtaagtCAAAATAGTATATGGCTATTTCAAAAAGAATTATAGAGATTAtactaaaaagaaaaatataacgtatcctttttaataaaataaaacatatattagaTATAAGAAATGTAGTACATAATGTTAAAAAGAAATTCCAATGTATTCCATATTcacttatattataattataattaaaaagatatattccAATAAATCTAGATATTcctaaaataaataaaactatatgttttaattcaattattcttttcttctcttttatatatgtaaacttttttatttcttgaGAATATGCACTGGAGCTTATAGAAGCACCTATCCCTATATCCATTAGTGTATTTCCATAATAATAGGATTTACAAAAATGATTtggaaagaaataaaaatcaaCAGCaaagatacatatatatgtcataCACATATTCATTAATCTAAAATGTTTTAATGTATtctgtataatatattcttctcCTTTATTTGAAGATGAATACATTTTAATATCTACATTTTTTGAGCTGTACCATAAatcattttctatattatattgaaCAGGATATGTTatgtcttcatttttatcatgaCTTTCGTCTTTTTTAtcatgaatttttttttttttttcatcaatttcttcttttttatcatgaatttttttttttttttcatgaatttttttttttttatcaagaatttcttctttttcatcacaaatttcttctttttcatcacaaatttcttctttttcatcacaaatttcttctttttcatcacaaatttcttctttttcatcacaaatttcttctttttcatcacaaatttcttctttttctttatgttTCAATATGCTATGTTCCATATATATAGGCATACCTTgagtataataaattaattgaaATGTTACATATAAAACTAGACAAGAACATATCAACTTGATtatagtaaaataaaaataaaaaaaaacaaaaagaattaaaggaataaataaaataaataatgttgTTAGTATTTCATacttttgtaataatataggaaagtataaaaataaatttttttctacatatatacataaaaagaaaaatattatatacatatatatataagcactattaattatattttctttactattatttattgtactttttaaaatattataatcatttttatctaatttatttatacaattttGATAACATAATgagaaataattttttatatcttttcttttctttattataaattttattgaTGATTTggttttttcatttttataaattaaaagaatatcTTTTTTGTAAATCTCAACACGTATTAATTCGTATGATCTGGGTTCTTCCTTCTCATATATTTGGAATAATTTccaattattatcatcatcattattatattctccTTGTGtactatttttttgtttttttttttttttatctatcTCTCtacttattattaaattatattctttttcttgaTTAACCCCGAGCtccttattatattttaatattatctcATAATATCTTCTTgataattcatataaatatttttcataatgtAAAGAATATGCAGATTCATTCTTTCTTATTTCTTTTCCATATATAAACACCTCGTCATTCTCCAGCTTTTTATTTAACTCAGGTATATATGAAGGAAggtcaaatatatatattaagttaAAGGGACATATCAAAAGATACGCAAGTATATTCATGTTgctcattatattatatacgtgtatcttaaaaaaaaaaaaaaaaaaaaaaaaaaaaataatttataaaaatacgaaatatatctttttttttcattcttatatgaaatatttatcatacaCCCGTTGACTTCCCCACAttgtcattttttataaaacaaatcgacaaaaaaatatataaatatatataatatatatattatatatatatatatatatatatattttttttttttttgtgtgtttaGTTTATCTATTTAAAAGGCTagtttccattttttttttttatccttatttttattaatgaaTAAAGATTttgagttttttttttttttttttttaaagatataaaatatataaatttaattatataaactatatatatatatatatatatatatatatatggaaaaaaaaaataaaattaaaatataataaaaaataaaaatatatctcaaaaaatattaaatatatatattttatatattaaaatattactgtatttttttaaaaaactaCTTTACAACAAAAATTAGGTAAAgacttaatattttatataataacaaattagaaaaaaaaagaaaaaatgtatatattcaaaagATAGGACAaagaacatatattaaaccaaaattatttgtttgtttttattttattaatgcTACAGCCAAAAAATAGGATGGAGGCATCGAATTAAGTGGAATAAAATACAATGGTATATAATCGAAAcgctgaaaaaaaaaaaaaaaataaaataaaataaaaataaaaaaaaatatttacatattatacatatatttat contains:
- a CDS encoding enoyl-acyl carrier reductase — translated: MNKISQRLLFLFLHFYTIVCFIQNNTQKTFHNVLQNEQIRGKEKAFYRKEKRENIFIGNKMKHLNNMNNTHNNNHYMEKEEQDASNINKIKEENKNEDICFIAGIGDTNGYGWGIAKELSKRNVKIIFGIWPPVYNIFMKNYKNGKFDNDMIIDKDKKMNILDMLPFDASFDTANDIDEETKNNKRYNMLQNYTIEDVANLIHQKYGKINMLVHSLANAKEVQKDLLNTSRKGYLDALSKSSYSLISLCKYFVNIMKPQSSIISLTYHASQKVVPGYGGGMSSAKAALESDTRVLAYHLGRNYNIRINTISAGPLKSRAATAINKLNNTYENNTNQNKNRNSHDVHNIMNNSGEKEEKKNSASQNYTFIDYAIEYSEKYAPLRQKLLSTDIGSVASFLLSRESRAITGQTIYVDNGLNIMFLPDDIYRNENE
- a CDS encoding GPI-anchored wall transfer protein 1, putative, with translation MSNMNILAYLLICPFNLIYIFDLPSYIPELNKKLENDEVFIYGKEIRKNESAYSLHYEKYLYELSRRYYEIILKYNKELGVNQEKEYNLIISREIDKKKKKQKNSTQGEYNNDDDNNWKLFQIYEKEEPRSYELIRVEIYKKDILLIYKNEKTKSSIKFIIKKRKDIKNYFSLCYQNCINKLDKNDYNILKSTINNSKENIINSAYIYMYIIFFFLCIYVEKNLFLYFPILLQKYEILTTLFILFIPLILFVFFYFYFTIIKLICSCLVLYVTFQLIYYTQGMPIYMEHSILKHKEKEEICDEKEEICDEKEEICDEKEEICDEKEEICDEKEEICDEKEEILDKKKKIHEKKKKIHDKKEEIDEKKKKIHDKKDESHDKNEDITYPVQYNIENDLWYSSKNVDIKMYSSSNKGEEYIIQNTLKHFRLMNMCMTYICIFAVDFYFFPNHFCKSYYYGNTLMDIGIGASISSSAYSQEIKKFTYIKEKKRIIELKHIVLFILGISRFIGIYLFNYNYNISEYGIHWNFFLTLCTTFLISNICFILLKRIRYIFLFSIISIILFEIAIYYFDLHNYILLKNDRLNFFSSNKEGLFNIIGSVNLYLFSFSLFKYLTKQRTYITTSNIPKNKKDMNNSMYSKNGNHTNSNINNRNHKIVIRNNHINKYEQDNTNKYINKQINNNKNKLDEEEKLKKLKKLKNKKKNLKKKIKYYLLYLQYIINIYKEEYYTIYYNIKLIISSFIFYLLHIILNLYKNYSVRILCNANYIFLITSLGLFSCALSFSLEDILLRYKKYKINIDITVLDKINKNTLIVFLFSNILVGMFNILFQTLLLPLIFVIPILVFYSFLILLFTKCLPPSIRHPKKKTHHEEKQKKE